The Acipenser ruthenus chromosome 25, fAciRut3.2 maternal haplotype, whole genome shotgun sequence genome has a window encoding:
- the LOC117412265 gene encoding mitochondrial intermembrane space import and assembly protein 40-A — MSYCKQQGKDKIIFVTKEDHETPSSAELIAEDPNDPYEDQGLILPNGEVNWNCPCLGGMASGPCGEQFKSAFSCFHYSEEEVKGSECIEQFRTMQECMQRYPELYPQEEEEEDKQSNSNTAEGEEQPSPASS; from the exons ATGTCTTACTGTAAACAGCAGG GGAAAGACAAGATTATTTTTGTGACCAAAGAGGACCACGAAACACCGAGCAGCGCGGAGCTGATAGCGGAGGATCCGAACGATCCCTACGAGGACCAAG GACTCATCCTGCCCAATGGAGAAGTGAACTGGAACTGCCCGTGCCTGGGTGGGATGGCGAGCGGGCCGTGTGGAGAGCAGTTCAAGTCTGCTTTCTCCTGCTTCCACTACAGCGAGGAGGAGGTGAAGGGCTCCGAGTGTATCGAGCAGTTCCGCACCATGCAGGAGTGCATGCAGAGATATCCCGAGCTGTACccgcaggaggaggaggaggaggacaagCAGAGCAACAGCAACACAGCCGAGGGGGAGGAGCAGCCCAGCCCCGCCTCCAGCTAG
- the sec61a1a gene encoding protein transport protein Sec61 subunit alpha-like 1 encodes MGIKFLEVIKPFCAVLPEIQKPERKIQFREKVLWTAITLFIFLVCCQIPLFGIMSSDSADPFYWMRVILASNRGTLMELGISPIVTSGLIMQLLAGAKIIEVGDTPKDRALFNGAQKLFGMIITIGQAIVYVMTGMYGDPSEMGAGICLLIIIQLFVAGLIVLLLDELLQKGYGLGSGISLFIATNICETIVWKAFSPTTVNTGRGTEFEGAIIALFHLLATRTDKVRALREAFYRQNLPNLLNLIATVFVFAVVIYFQGFRVDLPIKSARYRGQYNTYPIKLFYTSNIPIILQSALVSNLYVISQMLSTRFSGNFLVNLLGTWSDTSTGGPARAYPVAGLCYYLSPPESFGSVLEDPVHTLVYIVFMLGSCAFFSKTWIEVSGSSAKDVAKQLKEQQMVMRGHRETSMVHELNRYIPTAAAFGGLCIGGLSVMADFLGAIGSGTGILLAVTIIYQYFEIFVKEQSEVGSMGALLF; translated from the exons ATGGGGA taaaattttTGGAAGTAATTAAGCCCTTCTGTGCTGTTTTGCCGGAAATCCAAAAACCGGAAAGGAAG aTTCAATTCAGGGAAAAGGTGCTATGGACAGCCATCACCCTTTTCATCTTCTTGGTGTGCTGCCag ATTCCTCTCTTTGGAATCATGTCCTCGGACTCGGCAGATCCGTTCTATTGGATGAGAGTCATCCTCGCTTCAAACAGAG GGACCCTGATGGAGCTGGGTATCTCCCCCATTGTCACCTCTGGTCTCATCATGCAGCTCCTCGCCGGTGCTAAAATCATTGAAGTCGGCGACACTCCCAAAGACCGAGCGCTTTTCAACGGGGCTCAGAAAC TGTTTGGAATGATCATCACGATCGGCCAGGCCATTGTGTATGTGATGACTGGGATGTACGGAGACCCCTCTGAAATGGGAGCTGGAATCTGCTTGCTTATCATCATTCAG CTGTTTGTTGCCGGTCTGATTGTCCTGCTGCTGGATGAGCTGCTGCAGAAGGGATACGGCCTGGGCTCTGGGATCTCTCTCTTCATTGCCACTAACATCTGCGAGACCATTGTGTGGAAAGCCTTCAGCCCCACGACTGTGAACACTGGCCGAG GTACTGAGTTTGAAGGAGCCATCATCGCACTCTTCCACCTGCTGGCCACCCGCACTGACAAGGTGCGCGCGCTGCGGGAGGCGTTCTACCGGCAGAACCTGCCCAACCTGCTGAACCTGATCGCCAccgtgttcgtcttcgctgtgGTCATATACTTCCAG GGCTTCAGAGTGGACCTGCCCATCAAGTCTGCCCGCTATCGTGGTCAGTACAACACCTACCCCATCAAGCTGTTCTACACCTCCAACATCCCCATCATCCTGCAGTCCGCCCTCGTCTCCAATCTCTACGTCATCTCGCAGATGCTCTCCACGCGCTTCAGCGGGAACTTCCTGGTGAACCTGCTGGGGACCTGGTCG GACACCTCGACGGGCGGGCCGGCGCGTGCCTACCCTGTTGCCGGGCTGTGTTATTACCTCTCTCCCCCGGAGTCCTTCGGCTCGGTGCTGGAAGACCCGGTTCACACGCTCGTCTACATCGTGTTCATGCTGGGCTCCTGCGCTTTCTTCTCTAAGACTTGGATTGAAGTCTCCGGCTCTTCTGCTAAGGAT GTTGCCAAGCAGCTAAAAGAACAGCAGATGGTGATGAGAGGCCATCGAGAAACATCCATGGTCCATGAATTAAACAG GTACATCCCCACAGCAGCTGCGTTTGGGGGGCTGTGTATCGGCGGGCTGTCAGTCATGGCTGATTTCCTGGGTGCGATCGGATCAGGGACAGGAATCCTGCTGGCCGTCACCATCatctaccagtattttgaaatcTTCGTAAAGGAGCAGAGTGAAGTCGGAAGCATGGGCGCCCTCCTTTTCTAA
- the LOC117963524 gene encoding WD repeat-containing protein 82-like — MKLTDNVLRSFRVAKVFRENSDKINCFDFSSNGETVISSSDDDSIVLYDCQEGKPKRTLYSKKYGVDLIRYTHAANTVVYSSNKVDDTIRYLSLHDNKYIRYFPGHGKRVVALSMSPVDDTFITGSLDKTIRLWDLRSPNCQGLMHLQGKPVCSFDPEGLIFAAGVNSEIVTLYDLRSFDKGPFATFKMMPDRTCEWTGLKFSNDGKLILVSTNGGTLRLLDAFKGVVLHSFMGYNNSKGVMLEASFTPDSQFIMIGSEDGKIHVWNAESGMKVAVLDGKHTGPVTCLQFNPKFMTFASGCSNMAFWLPTIDD; from the exons ATGAAGCTGACGGATAACGTGTTGCGGAGTTTTCGCGTAGCCAAGGTTTTCAGGGAGAACTCGGATAAAATTAACTGTTTTGATTTCAGCTCGAACGGAGAGACGGTCATTTCCAGCAGCGACGACGACTCCATCGTCTTGTACGACTGCCAGGAGGGAAA GCCGAAGCGGACCCTGTACAGTAAGAAGTATGGAGTGGACCTGATCAGGTACACGCATGCAGCCAACACTGTGGTCTACAGCTCAAACAAAGTCGATG ACACCATTCGGTATCTGTCACTTCATGATAACAAGTATATTCGCTACTTCCCGGGACACGGTAAGAG AGTGGTGGCCTTGTCCATGTCTCCTGTGGATGACACCTTTATAACCGGATCCCTGGATAAAACCATCCGCCTCTGGGACCTGCGCTCCCCAAACTGTCAG GGTTTGATGCACCTGCAGGGGAAGCCTGTCTGTTCCTTTGACCCCGAGGGACTCATCTTCGCAGCCGGTGTGAACTCTGAGATTGTGACGCTGTATGACCTGCGGTCGTTCGACAAG GGTCCCTTCGCTACCTTCAAGATGATGCCCGACAGGACGTGCGAGTGGACCGGGCTCAAGTTCAGCAACGACGGGAAGCTGATCCTGGTCTCCACCAACGGGGGCACCCTGCGACTCCTCGATGCATTCAAGGGGGTTGTGCTGCACTCCTTCATG GGCTACAATAACAGTAAAGGTGTGATGTTGGAGGCTTCATTCACTCCGGACTCACAGTTTATCATGATCG GCTCCGAGGACGGGAAGATCCACGTGTGGAATGCGGAGAGCGGAATGAAGGTGGCCGTGCTGGATGGGAAGCACACCGGCCCTGTCACCTGTCTGCAGTTCAACCCCAAATTCATGACCTTCGCCAGCGGCTGCTCAAACATG GCTTTTTGGTTGCCCACAATCGATGACTGA